The DNA segment GATTGCCAAATGCCCAGTGATATAACGGAATACTAGTGACTACCAATGTTATACTAGTCACCAGTGAACTAGTACATTGCCTAGTGCTCCATATCAGGTACTAGGGTCCTGTGATCTAGTAACCAGTGAAAGccaaataatagtgatagtactAGTTGCCATTAAGCCCTAGTACCATTGCCTAGTACTCATTACCAGGGTGGTTCTTGGGTTTAAAGTACCAGTGATGAAATACCAGTGATTTTAACAGTACTAGGTTCCCAGGTGATACTAGTAATAGCATTTAGTGAGGTACGAGGAGcccctatcctaacctaacctaacctaacctaacctaacctaacttcaccttaacctaacctaacctaacctaacctaacctaacctaacttaacctgacttcacctaacttcaccttaacctaacctaacctaatctaacgacCCTTTTATAGTACCAACACTAGTAAAACACCAAAGAATTACCAGTTTTAACTCGAGTACCAGTGAAAGTGACCTAGTATTCTAACACAGGTGACTCTACCAGTCCCTGAATACCGGTGTTGACTACCAGTGTCTAGTAATTCAACCCAAACCGGTGAAGTATTAATTAAAGTGACTCCCTTCTACCTAATACTCGTTTCCTAGTTTTGCTTTGTACTTGAAAATTTCCCTAGTATTTTTTCCCTAGTACCTTAGTTTCTTTCCTTGTACttttccctgctttttttttattgtaattcatttgtactttatttttccttcctaagTAATTTTCCTTGTATTCCCTAGTACCtttccccttgtttttttttccttcgattgtacttttccttattttccttcctagttctttctttccctctcgttttttcctgtacttttccatttttcctccctagTACTTTTCCCAGTATTCCAAACTACTCTTCCTTGTACGACTgtagctttattttctctagtCTGGTGGTCTTAACCTTGTAACCCCTCTTTTTAAATCACTAGGGACTGGTTAcctcccccttttcccctctcgttttctttttttcctcattttctttgttttttctctttctcattaatttcgtctctttttctctttcatttttccgttcattttcactttttttccatttttcccctcatcttatattttttcctcattcccaatcatttcccgttttctttttcatttcctttaattttccttcattcttaatTTTTCCCCGTCATTTCCCGTTCATTCCCCATACATTCTCCCCTacgtctcccttttcctcctcatttcctttcattttctcctctgaATCTTCTCGTTCTCCCTAACAATTCTCCTTTccgtctcttttttcttattttccctcattttttccttgttttctttcatttcccgcCCCTTTTCAGTTCTCCCATCCGTCtatctattttctcctccctccctgccactcACCCTCTTGGGCGCGCGCACGGTCAGCACACCATCCTTGGACAGCGCGGTGGACACTGAGTCGATGTCAGCTGTGTTGGGCATTGTGAATTCCTTGTAGAAAGACTTTGAAGACATCGATGAGCCGTCCTCCGATTTCTGTTGGTAAAGAAAATGGGTGAgtgttgaatgtttttttatttggggGACTtttgttggttttatttttttgttttatttttttacagaaGTGATCCGTTCTCTAATTTCTCATGGCGAGGAAGAAAACGGGTGAGTgctgaatgtttttttattggGGGACTGTTttgttggttttatttatttatttatttatttatttattttttgagtgcGTTTTCTCCGATTTCTGCTGGCGAGGAAGAAAACGGGTTGTGTTGATTATATTTGCAATGCTATACTATTTTTATCATGtaattcttgttattgttgtgttttaAATTAATCTTTTATTCCAATTTCTCACCAAAACACGGAAGAAAACGGTATGAGCGTTGCCTGTTTCGCTGGGGTACTATTCTAGAtcaaaatatcaaagaaaacgagtctctctctctctctctctctctctctctctctctctctctctctctctctctctctctctctctctctctctctctctctctctctcatttttgtttatttcccgCTTCTCGTATTCTTGGgagtctttcctcttcttccctgctTTTGGTaactattctttttattttcctttcgttattctttttcttaccttAATGTACTTTCCTTCCACCACGACGCGGTCTTCCACCACGCGCACCTGCAGATCACTAGGGGAGAAGTCCTTGACGTCCATTACAGCCTGGCAGGGGTTACAAGATAGGTCAGgacaggtcaggttaggttaggtttgttttgagttcgtttgggttaggttaggttaggttagggtgagtTTGGGTCGTTAGATTTTATCCTTACTCGATatattttcagtctctctctctctctctctctctctctctctctctctctctctctctctctctctctctctctctctctctctctctctctctctctcgccacgccATCTCCATTTCTTGCcagcttctttccttttctctcctttctcctactTTCCTTGTCTTGCcccttctttgtctttcattttccctcccctcctctattcctccattcttcctcgtACTCCTCTtatacctctccctccttgcctcatcctccacctcttctttctcatcttcatctttatcaAACCAATAatatccacaccaccaccaccacctcctcctcctcctcctcctcctcctcctcctcctccaccacctcctcctcctccttcttacctgGAACTTGCCATCCTTCTCGGTGATCTGAAGGGCCTGGGAGGCGTACAGGTCCTCGTCTATCTTGCTGCTGCGTATCTTGGAGTAAACATCGCGGCAGTGGGAGCGAGAACCCACGTCCACCTTTAAGAGGAAGAAGCTCATTAACAGGTGTAGCGCAAGGACAGGTGTGAAGAAAGAACTGTAGGTGATACGGGCAGgtgtgtagggaagggaaggctgtATACGTAGGTAAGGGACAGgtgtagggaaggtgtgggTAGGTGTGAGCAGATGTAGAAAGTTAGGTGCTGGGGAGGTAAGCTGGGAGGTGTGGACAGGTGTGTAGGGCAGGTGTAGAAGGTGATATAGGTGTGAAGTGACCgaagtgaatgaagagagaacaatacaagggaaggaaaattaaattggTAGGAAAGGAACGGAAAtcgaaaggaaattaataatgaaggaaagaaaaaaaggaaaggatttgaaaaagaaaacttgaaagggaaaaacaggagagagagagagagagagagagagagagagagagagagagagagagagagagagagagagagagaggaagtgggcaagaggaagtggaagaaggaagagggaagagatgagtcagatggaggaggaaaccagtcattagaggaggaggaggaggaggaggaggaggaggaggaggaggaggaggaggaggaggaggaggaggaggaggaggaggaggaggaggaggaggaggaggaggaggagaatagaaggaaggtcatgaaagcacacacacacacacacacacacacacacacacacacacacacacacacacacacacacacaaaagaaacgaaaacactattaatctctctctctctctctctctctctctctctctctctctctctctctctctctctctctctctctctctctctctctctctctctctctctctctctctctctctctctctctgataacacAAACTTTAAGGAACCCAGTTGAAGTCTTAAGGAACGCCTGCAGACAAGAATGAGTGTGTTATATTAAGTGACTGACTCTTACTGATTCTGCCAAggctacaacaacagcagctggGGGTAATGGCTGGCTAGATGTGGTAGTTAAGACTCGCTACTGCTTAATGGGTAGTTAGGAATAGGTGTCTTTGTTTTAGTGGTAATTGTGTGTCTtgatttactactattattattagtaatttGTTATGATTTACTGCTACCGCTTATTTAATTGTgatttactgctactactattactactactactactactactactactgttctacttttgtatttttgtctcttatttttGCTTCTCTATTCCTTCGTTCACTTCTACTATTGCATCTCTTGAGTGTCGCATGTTTTCAATATCATACCCCTTCACTCTCGTTCCAGAAAAACTTTCGTACCAAAATCAAAGACTATCGTACCACAATCAAAGACTATCGTACCACAATCAAAGACTATCGTACCAAAACCAAAGACTATCGTACCAAAACCAAAGACTATCGTACTAAAACCAAAGACTATCGTACCAAAACCAAAGACTATCGCACTAAAACCAAAGACAATCGTACCAAAACCAAAGACTATCGTACCAAAACCAAAGACTACCGTACCAAAACCAAAGACTATCGTACCAAAACCAAAGACTATcgtaccaaaaccaaaaactaTCGTACCTTAAGCCCAGAGTCGTCAAACTTGTCAAGGACGGACTGAACGGCCTTGTCGAAGTCCTCCCACTGGTCCGTGAAGAAGGAGTCATCGAAGAAAGACTCTCTCTTCACCACGCTGAGGGTCTtggtggtcttggtggtggtggtggtggacatggtagtggcggtggttcTGGGAAATGGAAAGGTTTAGTTATTATGGGACTAAATAGAACTTGTACGTTTGTTCCAACTAGTTTCTTTACTGTATACAATTTGAacccttatttttttgtcctataATAaatgaccctgaggattttgtcGGTCTTGctatgtcccctgtaccactaaAGACTTCATCAGAGGttccttaacttttcttttctcggtTTTACTCAAGTTTCTCTAGTCTGTCCGGATTTGGCATATGGGAACCGTTAGCCCGAGTGACGCCCTTCTATCGTGACCGTGGCTAGGATTCAAACACGTGCGCATcgaaaggaatgtaaatttaaaagcttaaTTCACCTGTCGCAATGAATACCCCTCATCCCATGTATCCTTTAGCAGTTCCCCTCTGCACCGACACTAGCAGAATTCATCCTTCCTGTAATACGGCAACCAGAGCTGTACTGCGTAATGTGAGATCTAAACAGCGGTAAACTTTAAAATAATTTCGACCTTTAGTTTTAACCCTGCTAATTATGAATCCCAGTACacgatttgctttatttcttgtcttcgTGCATCGTTGCCTCTGACGGAGATCCCAGATAGCTGAAACTCGCAAATTATTCAACACTTTCAacactgcgaaaaaaaaaaaaacaaaaaaattcattCAGACGTATCCTTCCTGTACTGCGGGGACCATCTCTGCACCGGGTAGTCTGcgtgaagtctgaccagcgttGAATATAACATTAATATTATTCCTGCATATAATTTTGGTGAATCATCTGATAGGGGAGGCGGGGAGTGGTTGGGCGTTCTAGATCAGCCTAACGTATGGTGGCTGGTTGGCAGTGACGCGACAGGCAGCGGGTGGCATAAATCAGGGTTGTGTATTGGTGAACGtgacagcagtgtgtgtgtgtgtgtgtgtgtgtgtgagaaaaatATTTACGTTTATTTAACATTTATTAAGGTTATTTTGTAGTTAAACGTATAATGAATAgtaaatgtttttgttaattttactactactactactactacttcaatgATAATAGAGAGGGTGGAAAATgaaagtggtgagagagagagagagagagagagagagagagagagagagagagagagagagagagagagagagagagagagagagagagagctcgtcACCCTTAAGAAAATAAGCGGAGtaaatgaaagtgagagagaaagagagtggacAGGAGtgagtcaaggaggaggaggaggaggaggaggatggccaAAAATACGACATTGCcacctcattccttcttcttcctcctcctcctcctcctcctcctcctcctcctcctcctcctcctcctcctcctcgggtttcttgtcttcattatttatcttgtcttcttaatagcctattttttttttctctctctctctctctctctctctctctctctctctctctctctctctctctctctctctctctctctctctctctctctctctctctctctctctctctctctctcaacacgtaACACATTCAATTATATCAAgacttctcgtgtgtgtgtgtgtgtgtgtgtgtgtgtgtgtgtgtgtgtgtgtgtgtgtgtgtgtgttctattaaTTCTCCAAGCTTATTCATCCTCGAGGTATGTTTTGTTTGGGTAGATTTATAAAtatgttgtttatatttatttttgtatttaaagTGAGAGAGTTAAACTAATGGTCTTAATTTTATGATGATGTgacgtttcctctctctctctctctctctctctctctctctctctctctctctctctctctctctctctctctctctcttcagctcatttttcttttttttttcactttcgttTTCATATCTTCCcttttgttgcattttttttattgatttttctgtttcttttagttggttttgttgatttttcattttcctttagattctctctctctctctctctctctctctctctctctctctctctctctctctctctctctctctctctctctctctctctgtcagtgagAGAGACATACCTGTCAATCTGTGTAAAGATGCCAAGCAGATAATTAACAGGTGAATTAAGGTtttattcttactactactactactactactactactactactactactactactactactactactactactattacctctaatgatattactactattttactactattatcacaacGAATACTACTGCTTCAGTCTccatctttactactactactactactactactactggtgctactattaatactaccatGATAGTGTACATATTTATAGAGAGAATAAGGGAACTGTGTAACCTTGTACTACTTATGAGAATACTTATGTAAgtatccaacacacacacacacacacactctctctctctctctctctctctctctctctctctctctctctctctctctctctctctctctggtatgtgtgcgtgtgttcgtcttcctgcttgtctgtctgtttgaacgtatatatgcatgtatctttgtgtctttgtcttttacacacacacacacacacacacacacacacacacacacacacacacacacacacacacacacacacacacacagagatttACAGTGTCACAAAAACAGTCTCCCCTCGTGGCT comes from the Scylla paramamosain isolate STU-SP2022 chromosome 45, ASM3559412v1, whole genome shotgun sequence genome and includes:
- the LOC135094231 gene encoding protein lethal(2)essential for life-like, whose amino-acid sequence is MSTTTTTKTTKTLSVVKRESFFDDSFFTDQWEDFDKAVQSVLDKFDDSGLKVDVGSRSHCRDVYSKIRSSKIDEDLYASQALQITEKDGKFQAVMDVKDFSPSDLQVRVVEDRVVVEGKYIKKSEDGSSMSSKSFYKEFTMPNTADIDSVSTALSKDGVLTVRAPKREGGAATPSGALSTSVQQQSQSSVQQSSSSTSSSSVQQTSSSVKKVSMSSSSTFSSTSSSNFSNMDSFDDMAKDMQDRLVFSHDNVNLKLPGTQ